The sequence CACTTCGACGACCGCGTCCCACACGCGGCCGAGCAAGGGCTCGTACGCCGACGGATCGCGCCGGTCGGCGGCGACCAGCGTCGCTCCGTGCGCGACCTCCCCGCTCTCACCTCGCGCGAGACAGGTCACCCGGTGACCGCGTTCGATCGCCTGCCGGGACAGCTCCCGCCCCACCCACGCCGTTCCGCCCAAGACCAGGATCTCCACCCCGGCAGCCAAGCACGGATTCCCGCTCCCGCCAGGCGGATTCGCTGACAGCGGACGCAGCGTCCTAACCGGACAGTTTCGCCGACCACTTCTCTTCGATCCGCCCGAACCGCCACACGGCCAGCGCGACGACCCAGGTGAGCACGAACAGCCCGACGATCCCGAATCCGACGTAGTCCAGGTCCACCGAAGCGATCGCGGCCAGCGGTCCCGAGGTGATGTCCAGCTTCTCGGTAAGGATCGACACCAGCTCGATCGTGCCGATGACGAACGCGACGGCGACCGACAGCGTCGTCACCGTGATGTTGTAGAAGATCTTGCGCACCGGCTTCGCGAACGCCCAGCCGTAGGCGAAGTTCATGAAGCAGCCGTCCACGGTGTCGAACAGGCTCATCCCGGCGGCGAACAGGATCGGCAGCACGAGGATCGCGTACCAGGGCAGCGCGAACGTGGCGGCGCCCGCGGCGAGCACCAGCAGCCCGATCTCGGTCGCGGTGTCGAAACCCAGGCCGAACAGCAGGCCGACGGGGTAGATGTGCCACGGCTTCCGCACGGACTTCGTCGCGCCGCGCAGCACGCGGTTCAGCACGCCGCGGTTGTCCAGCTGCCGCTCCAGCGCGGCCTCGTCGAACTCGCCGTGGCGCATCCGCCGGAACACCCGCAGGATGCCGACCAGCACCACGAGGTTCAGGATCGCGATCACGTACAGGAACACGCCGGACACCGACGTCCCGATGAGGCCGGTCGCGTCATGCAACGCCGAGGAGCCGTCCTCGACCTGCCCGGCCAGCGCGCGGACACCGAGGGAGAGCAAGAGGCACAGCGCGAAGACGATCGTCGAGTGCCCGAGGGAGAACCAGAACCCGACCGACAGCGGCCGCTGGCCGTCGGCCATCAGCTTGCGGGTGGTGTTGTCGATCGCGGCGATGTGGTCGGCGTCGAAGGCGTGCCGCATGCCGAGCGTGAACGCCGTGACGCCCAGCCCGATCCCGAACACGCCCGTCGTGCCCAGCGCGTAGTGGTGGGGTGCGACGAAGACCGCCAGCACCACCCAGCCCACGACGTTGAGCAGCAGGATGAACCCGGCCATCCCGCCGACCGACACCCACTCGCGGCGCGAAAGCCCGCGCCGCGAGTCCTCTTCCGTGCCCGCCATCGCCCACCCGCCTCCCTCTCATCTGAGAGGTTAGACAGGTGAACAGATGAACGGCAATGAGTTCTAGCTGGCGCGCACGCGCACCAAGTCCAGCGCCTTCCGCACGTGCCCGCCCGACGTGTGCAGCGCCTTGGCCGCGCTCGTGACGTCGGTGCCCGAAAGCAGGTGCACCAGCGCCACCTTGAGGTCGCCCCCGGCCTCGGTGAGCGCGTCCGAGCAGTCCGCCATCGTCATGCCGGTGGCTTCCTGCAGGATCCGGATGGTCCGGCCGCGCAGCTTCGCGTTCGTCGCCCGCATGCTGACCATCAGGTTGGAGTAGGTCCGGCCCAGCTTGATCATCGTCGCCGTGGAGAACGACGTCAGGATCATCTTCTGCGCCGTGCCCGCCTTCATCCGGGTCGAGCCGGCGATCGCCTCCGGGCCGGTGTCGACGGCGATGAGCACGTCGACGCCGACGGGCTTGGCGGCCTTCGGGTTGCCCGAGACGAGCCCGGTCCGCGCGCCCTGGCGGGACGCCGCGGCCAGCGCGCCCAAGACGTACGGCGTCCTGCCCGACGCCGTCAGCCCCAGTACGAAGTCGCCCGGCTGGACCATCGCGGCCATCTCGGCCGCGCCGGCCCCGTCGTCGTCTTCGGCGTTTTCGACGGCGCTGCGCAAGGCCTTCTCGCCGCCCGCGTGATGCGCGATGAACCAGTCCGCCGGCACGTTGAACGTCGGCACCAGT is a genomic window of Amycolatopsis lexingtonensis containing:
- a CDS encoding N-acetylmuramic acid 6-phosphate etherase, whose amino-acid sequence is MMTVPTQAVHVDSPTETRNPRTTDIDLMSTAGILGAINAEDRTVAGAVAAVLPQVARAVDYAVDALRAGGRVHYVGAGTSGRLATLDAAELVPTFNVPADWFIAHHAGGEKALRSAVENAEDDDGAGAAEMAAMVQPGDFVLGLTASGRTPYVLGALAAASRQGARTGLVSGNPKAAKPVGVDVLIAVDTGPEAIAGSTRMKAGTAQKMILTSFSTATMIKLGRTYSNLMVSMRATNAKLRGRTIRILQEATGMTMADCSDALTEAGGDLKVALVHLLSGTDVTSAAKALHTSGGHVRKALDLVRVRAS
- a CDS encoding HoxN/HupN/NixA family nickel/cobalt transporter; translation: MAGTEEDSRRGLSRREWVSVGGMAGFILLLNVVGWVVLAVFVAPHHYALGTTGVFGIGLGVTAFTLGMRHAFDADHIAAIDNTTRKLMADGQRPLSVGFWFSLGHSTIVFALCLLLSLGVRALAGQVEDGSSALHDATGLIGTSVSGVFLYVIAILNLVVLVGILRVFRRMRHGEFDEAALERQLDNRGVLNRVLRGATKSVRKPWHIYPVGLLFGLGFDTATEIGLLVLAAGAATFALPWYAILVLPILFAAGMSLFDTVDGCFMNFAYGWAFAKPVRKIFYNITVTTLSVAVAFVIGTIELVSILTEKLDITSGPLAAIASVDLDYVGFGIVGLFVLTWVVALAVWRFGRIEEKWSAKLSG